From the Rhodococcus sp. NBC_00297 genome, one window contains:
- a CDS encoding tRNA adenosine deaminase-associated protein, translated as MAAQRGGSTSSQSRGDNRSDDYDDLEGFAIAVVREEGTWTCRPLSADALTSLSAAETELRELRSAGAVFGLLDVDDEFFVVLRPAPSGTRVLLSDATAAIDYDIAADVLDRLNVDVPDLDPDELDDVEPWDEGDLDLLSDMGLPEPVLGVILAESDLYPDEQLGMIAARLGFAAEFAAVLDKLPR; from the coding sequence ATGGCTGCACAGCGCGGAGGCAGTACCTCGTCCCAGAGTCGAGGTGACAACCGCTCCGACGACTACGACGATCTCGAGGGGTTCGCCATCGCGGTCGTCCGCGAGGAGGGCACGTGGACGTGCCGGCCGTTGTCCGCGGACGCCCTGACGAGTCTCAGTGCCGCCGAGACCGAACTTCGTGAACTCCGCAGTGCCGGTGCGGTGTTTGGGCTCCTCGATGTCGACGACGAGTTCTTCGTCGTGCTGCGTCCGGCACCGTCGGGCACGCGGGTCCTGCTGTCGGACGCCACCGCGGCGATCGACTACGACATCGCGGCCGACGTCCTGGACCGACTGAACGTCGATGTGCCCGATCTGGATCCGGACGAGCTCGACGACGTCGAGCCGTGGGACGAGGGCGATCTGGATCTGCTGAGCGACATGGGTCTTCCCGAGCCGGTCCTCGGCGTCATCCTGGCCGAGTCCGACCTCTACCCCGACGAGCAGCTCGGCATGATTGCCGCGCGACTGGGATTCGCCGCGGAGTTCGCCGCGGTGCTCGACAAGCTGCCTCGCTGA
- a CDS encoding putative glycolipid-binding domain-containing protein — MTTPTADSLSSADVTGSSWPAILTWRAHSAPRMESVRVQLNGKRIKAAGRIIGGECDEHPAFSASYDLVTDESGVTKRLSVRAAVASGEKQVSISRDSEGYWLVDDGSPTRSSFGGALDVELVWSPFFNTLAIRRLGLQTNPADHQVPVVYVGLPVLTARAETLSYSRGPHEFEVVSPVGTSAVSVDSDGFVADYRGLAERI, encoded by the coding sequence GTGACCACACCCACCGCCGATTCCCTGTCGTCCGCCGACGTGACGGGCTCGTCGTGGCCGGCCATCCTGACGTGGCGCGCGCACAGCGCCCCGCGTATGGAGTCGGTGCGCGTCCAGCTCAACGGCAAGCGGATCAAGGCCGCCGGCCGGATCATCGGCGGCGAGTGCGACGAACACCCGGCGTTCTCCGCGTCGTACGACCTGGTCACGGACGAATCGGGAGTGACCAAGCGGTTGTCCGTGCGCGCGGCCGTCGCGTCGGGGGAGAAGCAGGTCTCCATCAGTCGCGACTCCGAGGGCTATTGGCTCGTCGACGACGGGTCACCGACCCGCAGCTCGTTCGGCGGTGCACTCGACGTCGAGCTGGTGTGGAGCCCCTTCTTCAACACGCTCGCCATCCGTCGTCTCGGCCTGCAGACGAACCCGGCCGATCATCAGGTGCCCGTCGTGTACGTCGGTCTGCCGGTCCTCACCGCCCGCGCGGAGACACTGTCCTACAGCCGCGGGCCGCACGAGTTCGAGGTGGTCTCGCCCGTCGGGACGTCGGCCGTGAGCGTCGACTCGGACGGGTTCGTCGCCGATTACCGGGGACTCGCCGAGCGCATCTGA
- a CDS encoding DNA cytosine methyltransferase, with product MVGLFAGIGGLELGLARSGWSTTQLCEIDAGAGAVLRSRFPDVPLHTDVATLRALPTGTELVAAGFPCQDLSQAGRTAGITGARSGLVDEVFRLVARKRGPRWLLIENVPFMLQLGRGAAMRHITHALEDLGYMWAYRVVDARSFGLPQRRQRVVMLASRTDDPREVLFGPDAGIPEAGDADVLPCGFYWTEGVRGLGWAINAVPTLKGGSTLGIASPPAVRLPSGELVTPGISDAERLQGFDAGWTAPAVESPGVRAGHRWKLVGNAVSVRMATWVGEQLATRTPYDEGSDTELVPGQSWPSAAWGRDRRAFRVPASTWPVQHPYEDLSGFLEESKLLSARATAGFLKRARSGRLRFAPGFLDTVESHLHRMTDDPVVPEPVRVA from the coding sequence ATGGTCGGCCTGTTCGCCGGCATCGGCGGTCTGGAGCTGGGCCTGGCGCGCAGCGGATGGTCCACCACTCAGCTCTGCGAGATCGACGCCGGCGCGGGGGCGGTGCTGCGCTCGCGCTTCCCCGACGTGCCGCTGCACACCGACGTCGCGACGCTGCGGGCGCTCCCCACCGGAACAGAGCTGGTCGCAGCCGGTTTCCCATGCCAGGACCTGTCGCAGGCCGGTCGCACGGCGGGCATCACGGGCGCGCGGTCGGGTCTGGTCGACGAGGTCTTCCGACTCGTCGCCCGCAAACGCGGTCCCCGGTGGCTGCTGATCGAGAACGTGCCCTTCATGTTGCAGCTCGGCCGCGGCGCGGCGATGCGGCACATCACGCACGCGCTCGAGGATCTCGGTTACATGTGGGCGTATCGCGTCGTCGACGCTCGCTCGTTCGGCCTGCCCCAGCGGCGTCAGCGCGTCGTCATGCTCGCCTCACGTACGGACGACCCGCGTGAGGTGCTCTTCGGACCCGACGCGGGTATCCCCGAGGCCGGCGACGCCGACGTCCTCCCGTGCGGCTTCTACTGGACCGAGGGGGTGCGCGGGCTGGGCTGGGCGATCAACGCGGTGCCCACGCTCAAGGGCGGGTCGACTCTCGGCATCGCCAGTCCCCCGGCCGTCCGGCTCCCGTCCGGCGAGCTGGTCACCCCGGGCATCTCGGACGCCGAGCGGCTGCAGGGTTTCGACGCCGGGTGGACCGCCCCCGCCGTCGAGTCCCCGGGTGTCCGGGCAGGGCATCGGTGGAAGCTGGTCGGCAACGCCGTGAGCGTGCGCATGGCGACGTGGGTCGGTGAGCAGCTGGCCACCCGCACTCCCTACGACGAGGGGTCCGACACCGAGCTCGTACCCGGCCAGAGCTGGCCGTCGGCCGCGTGGGGCCGTGACCGTCGCGCGTTCCGGGTACCCGCGAGCACCTGGCCGGTCCAGCACCCCTACGAGGATCTGAGCGGATTCCTGGAGGAGTCGAAGTTGTTGTCCGCCAGGGCCACTGCCGGGTTCCTCAAGCGCGCACGCTCGGGTCGGCTGCGCTTCGCCCCCGGGTTCCTCGACACGGTCGAGTCGCACCTGCACAGGATGACCGACGATCCCGTCGTCCCCGAACCCGTTCGCGTGGCCTGA
- a CDS encoding CsbD family protein has protein sequence MGLDDKIGNKAEDLKGKGKEAAGDATGDQDLKAEGQGDQTSAAFKDGAEKVKDAASNIKDKLTGH, from the coding sequence ATGGGTCTCGACGACAAGATCGGCAACAAGGCAGAAGACCTCAAGGGCAAGGGCAAGGAAGCTGCGGGCGATGCCACCGGCGACCAGGACCTGAAGGCCGAAGGCCAGGGCGATCAGACTTCCGCAGCGTTCAAGGACGGCGCGGAGAAGGTCAAGGATGCAGCGTCCAACATCAAGGACAAGCTCACCGGCCACTGA
- the corA gene encoding magnesium/cobalt transporter CorA has product MPIVDNAVYVHGARTDEPESLDRTYELLRACGGMAWIGLYRPDKTEINSVATEFGLHRLAVEDAVQAHQRPKLERYGDQLFVVLHPARYIDETEKVEFGELHVFCGPDFVVTIRHAESPDLGVVRKRLEGAPKLLELGTEAVLYAILDQVVDEYEPVVAGLENDIDEIDDQLFTGDPDVSRRIYELSREVIEFQRATHPLVSMIEALGRGSEKYNVDIELRRNLRDVLDHAIRITERVDSFRANLQNALSVHTTLVGQRQNDEMRAMTQVSLEQNEQVKRISSWGAILFAPTLIAGIYGMNFEHMPELSWTFGYPAAVSAMLAASCVLYIVFRRQKWL; this is encoded by the coding sequence GTGCCGATCGTGGACAACGCCGTGTACGTGCACGGGGCGCGTACCGACGAGCCGGAGAGTCTGGATCGCACGTACGAGCTCCTGCGGGCGTGCGGCGGCATGGCGTGGATCGGGCTGTATCGTCCCGACAAGACCGAGATCAACTCGGTGGCAACCGAATTCGGGCTGCACCGATTGGCGGTCGAGGATGCCGTCCAAGCGCACCAGCGGCCCAAGCTCGAACGCTACGGCGATCAGTTGTTCGTCGTCCTGCACCCCGCGCGCTACATCGACGAGACCGAGAAGGTGGAGTTCGGCGAGCTCCACGTGTTCTGCGGTCCCGATTTCGTCGTCACCATCCGCCATGCCGAGTCACCCGACCTGGGCGTGGTCCGTAAACGGCTCGAAGGTGCGCCGAAGCTGCTCGAACTGGGAACCGAGGCCGTGCTGTACGCGATCCTCGACCAGGTGGTCGACGAGTACGAACCGGTCGTCGCCGGTCTGGAGAACGACATCGACGAGATCGACGACCAGCTGTTCACCGGCGACCCGGACGTCTCCCGTCGCATCTACGAGCTCTCCCGCGAGGTGATCGAGTTCCAGCGCGCGACCCACCCGCTGGTGTCGATGATCGAGGCCCTCGGCCGCGGCTCGGAGAAGTACAACGTGGACATCGAGCTGCGGCGCAACCTGCGCGACGTGCTCGACCACGCGATCCGCATCACCGAGCGCGTCGACTCGTTCCGCGCCAACCTGCAGAACGCCCTGTCGGTGCACACCACCCTGGTGGGTCAGCGGCAGAACGACGAGATGCGTGCGATGACCCAGGTGAGTCTGGAACAGAACGAGCAGGTCAAGCGGATCTCGTCCTGGGGCGCCATCCTCTTCGCGCCGACTCTCATCGCCGGCATCTACGGCATGAACTTCGAGCACATGCCGGAGCTGAGCTGGACGTTCGGCTATCCGGCGGCTGTCAGCGCGATGCTGGCCGCGTCGTGCGTGCTGTACATCGTGTTCCGGAGACAGAAGTGGCTCTAG
- a CDS encoding prephenate dehydrogenase has product MNTPDRPVCVLGLGLIGGSLLRAVVDSGRPAWGWNRSTGAVDAARADGYDVTADIASALQRAAEEDALVVVAVPMPAVDTVLESVAAHAPHCVLTDVVSVKAEMAAAVARAGLGARFVGGHPMAGTSASGWLAADVDLFRNAVWVVTVDDGTDPDAWLAVADLALSSGSVVVPARADDHDRAVARVSHLPHLLAEALAAVGAQGGELTLRLAAGSFRDGTRVAGTAPALVSAMCDANAPALVDALDEALAALHSARDALVADASTETLVSAGHAARLRYDEQLQWWEITDVVVGSPSWQGDLVDAGRRGGVVQRLPRRA; this is encoded by the coding sequence GTGAACACACCCGACCGTCCCGTCTGCGTCCTGGGCCTCGGCCTCATCGGGGGCTCGTTACTGCGCGCCGTGGTCGACTCGGGTCGCCCGGCATGGGGTTGGAACCGATCGACCGGTGCCGTGGACGCCGCTCGCGCCGACGGGTACGACGTCACGGCGGACATCGCCTCCGCCCTCCAGCGCGCCGCCGAGGAGGACGCTCTCGTCGTCGTTGCGGTGCCCATGCCGGCGGTCGACACCGTCCTGGAATCGGTGGCCGCGCACGCGCCGCACTGCGTGCTCACGGACGTCGTCAGTGTGAAGGCGGAGATGGCGGCCGCGGTCGCACGTGCCGGACTCGGCGCTCGGTTCGTCGGCGGACATCCCATGGCCGGCACATCCGCCTCGGGGTGGCTCGCGGCCGACGTCGATCTCTTCCGCAACGCGGTCTGGGTCGTCACCGTGGACGACGGCACCGATCCCGACGCCTGGCTCGCGGTCGCCGATCTCGCACTGTCCTCCGGATCCGTCGTCGTCCCGGCCCGAGCCGACGACCACGATCGCGCCGTCGCCCGCGTGTCCCATCTCCCGCATCTGCTGGCGGAAGCACTCGCCGCGGTGGGCGCGCAGGGCGGGGAGCTCACGTTGCGGCTGGCAGCCGGCTCGTTCCGCGACGGCACCCGTGTGGCAGGAACAGCTCCAGCCCTGGTCAGCGCGATGTGTGATGCCAACGCGCCCGCCCTGGTCGACGCGCTCGACGAGGCGCTCGCCGCGTTGCACAGCGCCAGGGACGCTCTCGTCGCCGACGCGTCGACCGAGACACTGGTGTCCGCGGGCCATGCGGCGCGGTTGCGCTACGACGAGCAGTTGCAGTGGTGGGAGATCACCGACGTCGTCGTCGGCTCGCCGTCCTGGCAGGGCGACCTCGTCGACGCCGGTCGCCGCGGCGGTGTGGTGCAGCGGCTGCCCCGGCGGGCGTGA
- a CDS encoding aldo/keto reductase: MRNMNAMENRTLGRTGRQVSCVGLGTWQLGADWGDVSEQDAVAVLDAAVDSGITFFDTADVYGDGRSERVIGGFLADRGLRDTVTVATKMGRRVDQVPENYTLANFRTWVDRSRGNLGVDTLELVQLHCPPSAVYGDDQVFDALDTLVEEQAIAHYGVSVETVAEALEAIRRPNVATVQIIVNAFRLKPVDEVLSVAADAGVGIIARVPLASGLLSGKYDESTTFPENDHRNFNRNGEAFDVGETFSGVPFDTGLAAARDFSALVADAAPEGTPPAAAAIAWLWQHPQISTVIPGARNVDQARANAEAGRVALLGAEFDAGVQSIYDRYLRDVVHSAW, encoded by the coding sequence ATGAGAAACATGAACGCGATGGAGAACCGCACCCTGGGACGCACCGGACGGCAGGTGTCGTGCGTCGGACTCGGCACCTGGCAGTTGGGAGCCGACTGGGGCGACGTGTCCGAGCAGGACGCCGTGGCGGTGCTCGACGCCGCCGTGGACAGCGGCATCACCTTCTTCGACACGGCCGACGTGTACGGCGACGGGCGCAGTGAGCGGGTGATCGGCGGATTCCTGGCCGATCGCGGCCTGCGGGACACCGTCACCGTGGCGACCAAGATGGGTCGACGCGTCGACCAGGTGCCGGAGAACTACACGCTCGCGAACTTCCGCACGTGGGTGGACCGGTCGCGCGGCAACCTCGGTGTCGACACCCTGGAACTGGTGCAGCTGCACTGCCCGCCCTCCGCCGTGTACGGCGACGACCAGGTGTTCGATGCCCTCGACACCCTCGTCGAGGAGCAGGCGATCGCGCACTACGGCGTCAGCGTGGAGACGGTCGCGGAGGCGCTCGAGGCGATCCGCCGACCGAACGTGGCCACCGTGCAGATCATCGTCAACGCCTTCCGGCTCAAGCCCGTCGACGAGGTGCTGTCCGTCGCCGCCGATGCCGGAGTGGGCATCATCGCGCGGGTGCCGCTTGCCTCGGGCCTGCTCTCGGGGAAGTACGACGAGTCGACGACGTTCCCCGAGAACGATCACCGCAACTTCAACCGCAACGGTGAGGCCTTCGACGTCGGCGAGACGTTCTCGGGCGTTCCGTTCGACACGGGCCTTGCGGCGGCTCGTGACTTCTCCGCCCTGGTCGCGGACGCGGCTCCGGAGGGTACGCCGCCCGCCGCCGCCGCCATCGCGTGGTTGTGGCAGCACCCGCAGATCTCGACGGTCATCCCGGGAGCCCGCAACGTGGACCAGGCTCGTGCCAACGCCGAGGCGGGGCGCGTCGCGCTTCTCGGCGCCGAGTTCGATGCCGGCGTGCAGAGCATCTACGACCGCTACCTCCGGGACGTCGTTCACTCGGCGTGGTGA
- a CDS encoding nucleoside deaminase, translated as MRRALEVARTTPAGDVPVGAVVVNADGDEIASAVNERERRGDPTAHAEVLALRAAAERHGDGWRLTGCTLVVTLEPCTMCAGAAVLSRVDGLLFGAWEPKTGAVGSLWDVVRDRRLTHRPEVVGGVLESDAAGLVRDFFRTANDV; from the coding sequence ATGCGTCGCGCTCTGGAGGTCGCCCGCACCACGCCGGCGGGCGACGTTCCCGTGGGTGCCGTCGTCGTGAACGCCGACGGTGACGAGATCGCGTCCGCGGTCAACGAACGCGAACGCCGCGGGGACCCGACCGCCCACGCGGAGGTGCTCGCGCTCCGCGCCGCCGCCGAACGGCACGGGGACGGCTGGCGACTCACCGGATGCACTCTCGTCGTCACGCTGGAGCCCTGCACGATGTGTGCGGGCGCGGCGGTGCTCTCGCGAGTCGACGGGCTGCTGTTCGGGGCCTGGGAACCGAAGACGGGCGCCGTCGGCTCGCTGTGGGACGTGGTGCGGGATCGGCGTCTGACGCATCGACCGGAGGTGGTCGGCGGCGTCCTCGAGAGCGACGCGGCCGGTCTGGTTCGGGACTTCTTTCGAACCGCGAACGACGTTTGA
- a CDS encoding ferredoxin reductase, with translation MAERGARPQVSVLRRTMLKAFKHLSNPLRPDDYFEMINPLWTTQELRGKVDRVEREGTDAVSVFIRPGYDWGGHQPGQYLRLGVVIDGRYHWRAYSITSDPHGDHGLISVSPKLVPEGTVSPYLVQGIKPGDIVRLSEIEGVFTLPDPVPAKLLYISAGSGITPIMSMLRELDHLDAMHDVVVIHSVHSRDQTMFSETLERLDRKHSSLRLDLRVTEERGRMKATDLDELCPDWREREAFCSGPGDLLDDLRDYWKSEGDPEKFHYESFQPVIGGGDEEGEGGTVRFIRSDTDVECDGGTPILAAGEEAGLDLKFGCRIGICHTCTGTLKKGRLRDLRNGEVSEPTGQAVRICVNTAEGDIEIDL, from the coding sequence GTGGCAGAACGCGGCGCACGACCCCAGGTTTCGGTACTCCGCCGAACCATGCTCAAGGCATTCAAACATCTGTCGAACCCGCTGAGGCCGGACGACTACTTCGAGATGATCAATCCGTTGTGGACCACCCAGGAGCTCCGCGGGAAGGTCGACCGGGTCGAGAGGGAAGGCACCGACGCGGTGTCGGTGTTCATCAGGCCCGGGTACGATTGGGGTGGGCACCAGCCCGGCCAGTACCTCCGACTGGGCGTGGTCATCGACGGCCGCTATCACTGGCGCGCCTACTCGATCACCTCCGACCCGCACGGCGACCACGGCCTGATCTCCGTCAGCCCCAAGCTGGTTCCCGAGGGCACGGTGTCCCCGTACCTGGTGCAGGGCATCAAGCCGGGCGACATCGTGCGACTGAGCGAGATCGAGGGAGTCTTCACCCTCCCCGATCCCGTGCCCGCCAAACTGCTCTACATCAGCGCGGGCAGTGGCATCACGCCGATCATGAGCATGTTGCGCGAACTCGACCACCTCGACGCCATGCACGACGTCGTGGTCATCCACTCCGTGCACAGTCGCGACCAGACGATGTTCTCCGAGACCCTCGAGCGCCTCGATCGCAAGCACTCGTCGCTGCGTCTCGACCTTCGGGTGACCGAGGAGCGAGGTCGGATGAAAGCCACCGATCTGGACGAGTTGTGCCCCGACTGGCGTGAGCGCGAGGCATTCTGCTCCGGTCCAGGCGACCTGTTGGACGATCTGCGCGACTACTGGAAATCCGAGGGTGACCCGGAGAAATTCCACTACGAAAGTTTCCAACCCGTCATCGGTGGCGGTGACGAAGAAGGAGAGGGCGGCACTGTCCGCTTCATCCGTAGCGACACCGACGTCGAATGCGACGGAGGCACACCCATTCTCGCGGCCGGGGAGGAAGCGGGGCTGGATCTCAAGTTCGGTTGCAGGATCGGCATCTGCCACACCTGCACCGGAACCCTGAAGAAGGGACGTTTGAGAGATCTACGTAATGGGGAAGTCTCCGAGCCTACGGGGCAGGCGGTACGCATCTGCGTGAACACCGCCGAGGGAGATATCGAAATCGATCTCTGA
- a CDS encoding very short patch repair endonuclease — protein MTPDARATPPTDAATSARFKKQKRRDTKPEVALRKELHRAGLRYFVDKAPLKGMRRRADVVFPRRRVAVYVDGCFWHSCPEHATHPRNNAQWWADKLAANVARDRDTDRRLDEAGWTVVRIWEHEDPAVAAERVTEAVRPGD, from the coding sequence ATGACGCCCGACGCTCGGGCGACGCCGCCGACGGACGCCGCGACCAGTGCCCGGTTCAAGAAACAGAAGCGGCGTGACACCAAGCCCGAGGTGGCCTTGCGGAAGGAACTGCACCGAGCGGGACTGCGGTACTTCGTCGACAAGGCCCCACTGAAGGGCATGCGACGACGGGCCGACGTGGTGTTCCCGCGTCGCCGAGTCGCGGTGTACGTCGACGGATGCTTCTGGCACAGCTGCCCGGAGCACGCCACCCACCCGCGCAACAACGCCCAGTGGTGGGCGGACAAGTTGGCTGCCAACGTCGCTCGGGATCGCGACACGGATCGTCGACTGGACGAGGCCGGCTGGACCGTCGTGCGTATCTGGGAGCACGAGGATCCAGCCGTGGCAGCGGAGCGGGTCACCGAGGCAGTGCGCCCCGGCGACTGA
- a CDS encoding NAD(P)/FAD-dependent oxidoreductase: MTTDVASRALDVLVIGGGIAGASLAWELSSDRTVCLLEGESTLAMHSTGRSAAMFLETYGNHVIRGLTTASRAFLVDPPDMVRGTVMTPRPFVQFARPGRGDALAEMFTTLRTLSPDARLLETAEAVDRAPLLRPAAVEAAIVEPGALDMDVDALHQGFLRGARRRGCTVRTGARVVAIDRVGEQWRVDLSTGDTLVATVVVNAAGAWADDLADLAGVPRIGLQPRRRTIAVMDAPPEIADTHHPLISDMDESFYIKPEGVRLLCSPADETPCPPGDAKPDDLEIARALDEITEATVVTSRRVRSSWAGLRSFVADRTPVVGFDPSVEGFFWCAGQGGYGIQTCAALARVGAALVRGEPLPADVTDRGVTAEDLAPGRLR, from the coding sequence ATGACCACCGATGTCGCCTCTCGAGCCCTCGACGTACTGGTGATCGGCGGCGGTATCGCGGGTGCCTCGCTCGCCTGGGAACTCTCGTCCGATCGAACCGTGTGTCTCCTCGAAGGGGAGTCGACCCTGGCGATGCACTCGACCGGGCGGTCGGCTGCGATGTTCCTCGAGACCTACGGCAACCACGTCATCCGTGGCCTGACGACGGCGAGCAGGGCCTTCCTCGTGGACCCGCCGGACATGGTGCGCGGAACGGTCATGACTCCGCGCCCCTTCGTGCAGTTCGCACGTCCGGGTCGGGGCGACGCTCTCGCGGAGATGTTCACGACTCTGCGGACGCTGTCTCCCGATGCCCGCCTTCTCGAGACTGCCGAGGCGGTGGACCGGGCGCCGCTCCTGCGGCCTGCGGCAGTCGAGGCGGCCATCGTCGAACCGGGCGCACTCGACATGGACGTCGACGCGCTGCACCAGGGCTTCCTGCGCGGAGCACGCCGCCGCGGATGCACCGTTCGTACCGGGGCGCGGGTCGTCGCGATCGACCGCGTCGGCGAGCAGTGGCGGGTCGATCTCTCGACCGGCGACACTCTCGTCGCCACGGTGGTGGTGAACGCGGCGGGTGCCTGGGCGGACGACCTGGCCGACCTCGCAGGCGTACCGAGGATCGGCCTGCAGCCGCGACGACGCACCATCGCCGTGATGGACGCGCCGCCCGAGATCGCCGACACCCACCACCCGCTGATCAGCGACATGGACGAGTCGTTCTACATCAAGCCGGAGGGTGTCCGTCTGCTCTGTTCCCCTGCCGACGAGACACCGTGCCCGCCCGGTGACGCGAAGCCCGACGATCTCGAGATCGCCCGCGCCCTGGACGAGATCACGGAGGCGACCGTGGTGACGAGCCGCCGTGTCCGGTCGTCGTGGGCCGGTCTGCGCTCTTTCGTCGCCGATCGCACACCGGTGGTGGGGTTCGACCCGAGCGTGGAGGGCTTCTTCTGGTGCGCGGGTCAGGGTGGGTACGGCATCCAGACGTGCGCGGCACTGGCGCGCGTCGGTGCGGCGCTGGTCCGCGGCGAGCCGCTACCGGCCGATGTGACCGACCGGGGCGTCACCGCGGAGGACCTGGCGCCGGGCCGGCTGCGCTGA